The genomic region TTTTATAAAAGATGCAATAGATAAAATAAAAAAACGTGTAGACAAAAGAAAAGTGGTATTAGGTTTTTCTGGAGGAGTAGATTCTTTTGTGACCGCTTATATCATTCATCAAGCTATTGGAAATTCTTTGAATTGTATTTTTGTAGATACAGGATTACTTCTAAAAAAAGAAAAAGAAAGAATATCTCTTTTATGTCAAAAAATGAATTTACCTATTAAAATAATAGATGCTAAAAATCGTTTTTTATCTAGATTAATTGGTGTTATCGATCCTGAAATGAAAAGGAAAATTATAGGGGAAGAATTTATTTCTGTGTTCCATAAAGAATCAGAAAAAATCAAAAATGTTGAATTTTTAGCACAAGGTACTATTTATTCGGATATTATTGAATCTTCTTCAAAGAAAAAAAAATTAAGTTATTCTATAAAATCTCATCATAATGTAGGAGGATTACCTGATCCAAAATTCATGAAGTTTAAACTCATTGAACCATTAAAAGAATTATTTAAAGATGAAGTCAGAAAAATAGGACAAGAACTAGGACTTCCAGAGGAAATTTTATATCGTCATCCATTTCCTGGACCTGGATTAAGCATTCGAATTATTGGAGAAATAAATGAAAAAAAGATTTCCATTTTAAAAGAAGCAGAAAGTATTCTTATGCAAGAATTAAAAATCTATAATATTTACAATTCTGTTAGTCAGGCTTTTATCATTTTATTACCTGTTAAATCTGTAGGAGTAATGGGAGATAAACGAACTTATGAATATGCAGCTGTATTACGTGTCATAAAAACAGAGGATTTCATGACTGCTACTTTTTCACATTTGTCTTACGATTTTTTAGAAAAAGTTTCAAATAGAATAATTAATGAAGTTGATGGAATTAATAGAATGGTATATGATATAACCTCTAAACCTCCGTCTACTATTGAATGGGAATGAATTTTTTTTACATCATCATAGAAACTAAGTTGTATATATTTTTCTTTAATTCAGTTCTAGAAGAGATCAAATCTATAAATCCATGATCCATGAGAAACTCTGCTGTTTGAAATCCATCTGGAAGATCTTTTCCAATTGTTTCCTTGATTACTCTAGGACCAGCAAATCCAATAAGAGCTCCTGGTTCAGCTATATTGATATCTCCAAGTAAAGCGTAAGAAGCAGTAACACCTCCTGTAGTTGGATCTGTTAAAACAGATATGTAAGGAATTCTAGCATCCCGTAATTGAGTTAACTTAGCAATTGTTTTAGCCATTTGCATTAATGAAAAAGAAGATTCCATGATTCTTGCTCCACCAGATTTAGAGATTAAGATGTATGGATATTTTTTTTCTATACAACATGTTATCGCTCTAGATATTTTTTCTCCTACTACGGACCCCATAGATCCTCCTATGAATGAAAAATCCATACAAGATATCACCACATCAATTCCTTTTATTTTTCCTACTCCTGTTCTAATAGCGTCATATAAATTTGTTTTTTTTCTAGCCTCTTGAATTCTCTCTGTATATTTTTTATAATCTTTCCATTTTATAGGATCTTTACTAATCATTTTTATATTCATTTCCAAAAAATCACCATTATCAAAAAGAATTTCAAAATATTCTTTGCTATGAATTCTTACATGATATCCGTCTTCTGGACTTACATAAGCATTCTTTTTTAAGGCTTCTGTATCTATAACTTTTCCGCTAGGTGTTCTGTACCATAGACCTTTCGGTAAATCTTTTCTATCGTCTATAGACGTTAAAATATTCTTTTTTTTTCTCAAAAACCAAGCCATGGTTTTATAAAGTATTAATATTATTCATGAATTCAAAATATTTTTTTAGAAGAGTTTTAAAAGATTTTTCTCCTTCTCTTAACCAAACTCTAGGATCATAATATTTTTTATTTGGAAGATGTTTTCCTTCCGGATTTCCTATTTGCTTTTTTAAATATTCCTCATTTTTTTTCATATAATTACGAATTCCACAAGTGAAAGCATATTGCAAATCAGTGTCCACATTCATTTTAACAACTCCATAACTAATAGCTTGTTGTATTTCTTTTTTGGAAGATCCTGATCCACCATGAAAAACTAAAGAAACTGGTTTTTTTTTTGTACTAAATTTTTTACGTATGTACTCTTGTGTTTTTTGTAATATATCAGGACGAAGAATTACATTTCCAGGTCTATAAACACCGTGTACATTTCCGAAAGAAGCAGCTATAATAAAATTTTTGCTAATTTTAATCAATCTCTCATAAGCATAACTAACTTCTTTTGGTTGAGTGTATAATTTATTATTTTCTATGTTTGAATTATCTATTCCATCTTCTTCCCCTCCCGTTACACCCAATTCTATTTCAATGGTCATCTTGCTTTTATTCATTCTTTCGAAATATTTCTCACAAATACTAATGTTTTCTTTTAAAGGTTCTTGAGAAAGATCTAACATATGTGAGCTGAACAAAGTTTTTCCAAAACGATTATAATATTCTTCATTAGCTTCGATTAATCCATCTATCCATGGAAGAATAGGTTTAGAGCAATGATCTGTATGAAGAATGACTGTTGCTTTATAAGATGAGGCTAATTCATGAATATGCATAGCACAAGCTATTCCTCCTTTGATTGCAGCTTTTTGTTTGTTATTATTTAATCCCTTTCCAGCATTGAAAATAGATCCTCCATTAGACAATTGAATAATAACAGGAGAATTAACTTCTGCAGCGGTTTCCATTACTGCATTCACAGTATTAGATCCAATAACATTTACAGCAGGTATAGCAAAAACGTTTTCCTTAGCGTATTCGAATATTTCTCTAACAAGATTACCAGTGGCTACCCCAAA from Blattabacterium cuenoti harbors:
- the guaA gene encoding glutamine-hydrolyzing GMP synthase, with amino-acid sequence MKKDFICILDFGSQYSHMIARRIRNLGVDILLCDYDTSISHILSKKPKGIILSGGPFSVYDNGSPLISKNVFQLDIPILGICYGMQLISFLFGGEIEKSKFKEYGKSYFIIDHSNNNLFYGIPKKSIVWMSHFDEVKNISKKFQIIGHTSSCAIAAFSHINKEIYAVQFHPEVKNTEFGISILKNFVLNICKCTPNWNLNNFIKDAIDKIKKRVDKRKVVLGFSGGVDSFVTAYIIHQAIGNSLNCIFVDTGLLLKKEKERISLLCQKMNLPIKIIDAKNRFLSRLIGVIDPEMKRKIIGEEFISVFHKESEKIKNVEFLAQGTIYSDIIESSSKKKKLSYSIKSHHNVGGLPDPKFMKFKLIEPLKELFKDEVRKIGQELGLPEEILYRHPFPGPGLSIRIIGEINEKKISILKEAESILMQELKIYNIYNSVSQAFIILLPVKSVGVMGDKRTYEYAAVLRVIKTEDFMTATFSHLSYDFLEKVSNRIINEVDGINRMVYDITSKPPSTIEWE
- the accD gene encoding acetyl-CoA carboxylase, carboxyltransferase subunit beta, which gives rise to MAWFLRKKKNILTSIDDRKDLPKGLWYRTPSGKVIDTEALKKNAYVSPEDGYHVRIHSKEYFEILFDNGDFLEMNIKMISKDPIKWKDYKKYTERIQEARKKTNLYDAIRTGVGKIKGIDVVISCMDFSFIGGSMGSVVGEKISRAITCCIEKKYPYILISKSGGARIMESSFSLMQMAKTIAKLTQLRDARIPYISVLTDPTTGGVTASYALLGDINIAEPGALIGFAGPRVIKETIGKDLPDGFQTAEFLMDHGFIDLISSRTELKKNIYNLVSMMM
- the fbaA gene encoding class II fructose-bisphosphate aldolase is translated as MSRKFPFGVATGNLVREIFEYAKENVFAIPAVNVIGSNTVNAVMETAAEVNSPVIIQLSNGGSIFNAGKGLNNNKQKAAIKGGIACAMHIHELASSYKATVILHTDHCSKPILPWIDGLIEANEEYYNRFGKTLFSSHMLDLSQEPLKENISICEKYFERMNKSKMTIEIELGVTGGEEDGIDNSNIENNKLYTQPKEVSYAYERLIKISKNFIIAASFGNVHGVYRPGNVILRPDILQKTQEYIRKKFSTKKKPVSLVFHGGSGSSKKEIQQAISYGVVKMNVDTDLQYAFTCGIRNYMKKNEEYLKKQIGNPEGKHLPNKKYYDPRVWLREGEKSFKTLLKKYFEFMNNINTL